GCAGAGTGCCGCTGTCGCTCACGAAGCCGCCCACGGCGCCGTAACCAGAAGTAAAAGCCGGACTCAGAAAATCGGCCTGATGTTTATGAATGTGTTCTTCGGCAGTAGCTTCGCGTTTTGGATGGACAAACACAATCAACATCACAGAAAACCCAATAGCTGTAGCGATCCTGACATAAGAGCCGGATTTTTCAACTTTACGGAAGTGGATGCGAGATACGCAAAAGGCTTGTCACGATTTCTAACCCGCAGGCAACACATACTCATTTGGCCTCTATCAAGTCTAATGGGATTTTCATTCAAGATAGGCAGCATCCGTTACCTGATGAAGTCACCTTCAGGCAATCGACTCGATATCGTCGCGCTAGTGTTACACTATCTTTTGTGGCTAGTACCCGGAGTATTCATGATGGGGCTCGTCGATACATTGATATGCTATTTCCTTATAACCTGGTTCGCTGGCGCCTATCTGGCGTTTATATTCATTACCAATCACATTGGTAACCCAAAATATGAAGATTGTGAAACCGCACTGGGATTTCTTCGCCAGGCGGCAACAGCCAGGAATACCAGCGCAAGCCCAGTTATCACTAGCTTGTGTAATGGCCTAAATAGTCATATTGAGCATCACCTCTTTCCCTATGTTCCCTTCACGCGACTGGCATCCGGACGTGAGATCACTCGTCAAGTCTTGGAAAAATACGGCATACGCTATCACCAGACCAGTGTAATCGGAGCCTTTAAAGAGTGTTATGCATTCAACAAACAAATCGCACAATATGCACGCCAGGAGTCGCTCGCATGCTAACAAAAATAAACAATACGACCTTCCTCGACAGAGGCTATTCATCATTAGGTAGCGTCCTCTATCGCCACAAGCCAAAACTTTTTTCGCGTGGTTGGGGAGACCAAAGCGTATTCGAGTCACTCAATAGTTGGGACGCTTTTAGATCACAAGCCACTCCTATTCATATCGACTGGCAATACACAGGCAAGGCGTACCGCGGATTCTATTGCAGTGAGGGTGACTTCGAGAGTGTGTTCGATCATACGGCTATACCCGATGAATGCAGGCGTGCAAATTTTATGATGCTACTTCCGGAAAAACAATTTCGCGGACCACTTTTTGTACATCTCGCTGCTTCGGGTGATGAGGGTTATAAAAACCGTCTTGACAATATTGCCGTGCCTCTGGCGCAACAGGGTAT
The nucleotide sequence above comes from Gammaproteobacteria bacterium. Encoded proteins:
- a CDS encoding acyl-CoA desaturase → MYTETFDSYSDAVDTTPLRHIRSDKQALEVYAELKQALQKTDFFKPDPMAYVFRGAWVTGGALAVYSLFLSQDNWGIKLLACVLLGFLCVQSAAVAHEAAHGAVTRSKSRTQKIGLMFMNVFFGSSFAFWMDKHNQHHRKPNSCSDPDIRAGFFNFTEVDARYAKGLSRFLTRRQHILIWPLSSLMGFSFKIGSIRYLMKSPSGNRLDIVALVLHYLLWLVPGVFMMGLVDTLICYFLITWFAGAYLAFIFITNHIGNPKYEDCETALGFLRQAATARNTSASPVITSLCNGLNSHIEHHLFPYVPFTRLASGREITRQVLEKYGIRYHQTSVIGAFKECYAFNKQIAQYARQESLAC